A stretch of the Pseudomonas sp. ACM7 genome encodes the following:
- a CDS encoding curlin, giving the protein MKTSTAALLCLLLLCSSAGARADDLMENDDLAPGADLGELPPPIGQQALIDQNGQANVALLQQNGQSLLGRIVQSGSNQEAYILQQGSDLMAMITQQGSGNAASITQNGSHNRAQISQNGNNNDASIDQAGTGLSSAVTQSGNGMSVSVKQYR; this is encoded by the coding sequence ATGAAAACCTCGACCGCCGCCCTGCTCTGCCTGCTTCTGCTCTGCAGCAGTGCGGGCGCGCGCGCCGACGATTTGATGGAGAACGACGACCTGGCCCCCGGCGCCGACCTCGGCGAGTTACCACCACCGATTGGCCAGCAAGCACTGATCGATCAGAACGGCCAGGCCAACGTTGCGCTGTTGCAACAGAACGGCCAGTCGCTGCTCGGTCGCATCGTCCAGTCGGGCAGTAATCAGGAAGCCTACATCCTGCAGCAAGGTAGCGACCTGATGGCAATGATCACCCAGCAAGGCAGTGGCAACGCCGCCTCAATCACGCAAAACGGCAGCCACAACCGCGCGCAGATTTCCCAGAACGGCAACAACAACGACGCCAGCATCGACCAGGCCGGCACGGGGCTTTCAAGCGCCGTGACCCAATCCGGAAACGGCATGAGCGTTTCGGTCAAACAATACCGCTAA